From a single Struthio camelus isolate bStrCam1 chromosome 31, bStrCam1.hap1, whole genome shotgun sequence genomic region:
- the S1PR5 gene encoding sphingosine 1-phosphate receptor 5, with protein sequence MEGPARHAAEIVWLHYNYTGKLRAGRYAGGLRPEAAVFLAVCGLIVLENLVVLVAIWRNKKFHAPMYYLLGNLTLSDLLAGVAYAANIVLSGANTLRLTPALWFLREGGVFATLAASVLSLLAIAVERHVAMARAKLRQGGKKGRLLGLVAASWAASGLLAALPALGWNCLGDLPRCSTVLPLFSKRYVSFCVAVCLAVLLCVAVLYARVYRGVRASSRRLGGPRGSRKHLALLRTVAAVVGTFVACWLPLFLLLLLDACCCPPACAVLYQADYFLGLAMLNSLLNPVVYTLGSRQLGRAVGRLLGCGRGGARPGPPGPFGLPILEGSASRSERSSQRPAAAGLRRGPPAPGPPAARP encoded by the coding sequence ATGGAGGGGCCGGCGCGGCACGCCGCCGAGATCGTCTGGCTGCACTACAACTACACGGGCAAGCTGCGGGCCGGGCGCTACGCGGGCGGCCTGCGGCCCGAGGCCGCCGTCTTCCTGGCCGTCTGCGGCCTCATCGTGCTGGAGAacctggtggtgctggtggcCATCTGGAGGAACAAGAAGTTCCACGCGCCCATGTACTACCTGCTGGGCAACCTGACGCTCTCCGACCTGCTGGCCGGCGTCGCCTACGCCGCCAACATCGTCCTGTCCGGGGCCAACACGCTGCGGCTGACGCCGGCGCTGTGGTTCCTGCGGGAGGGCGGCGTCTTCGCCACGCTGGCGGCCTCGGTGCTCAGCCTGCTGGCCATCGCCGTCGAGCGCCACGTGGCCATGGCCCGCGCGAAGCTCCGCCAGGGCGGCAAGAaggggcggctgctggggctggtggcggccAGCTGGGCGGCCTCGGGGCTGctggccgcgctgcccgccctgGGCTGGAACTGCCTCGGCGACCTGCCCCGCTGCTCCACCGTCCTGCCCCTCTTCTCCAAGCGCTACGTCTCCTTCTGCGTGGCCGTCTGCCTGGCCGTCCTGCTCTGCGTCGCCGTGCTCTACGCCCGCGTCTACCGCGGCGTGCGGGCGAGCAGCCGGCGCCTGGGCGGCCCGCGCGGCTCCCGCAAGCACCTGGCGCTGCTGAGGACGGTCGCGGCCGTGGTGGGCACCTTCGTCGCCTGCTGGCtgcccctcttcctcctgctgctgctggacgcctgctgctgcccgccggcCTGCGCCGTCCTCTACCAGGCCGACTACTTCCTGGGCTTGGCCATGCTCAACTCGCTGCTCAACCCCGTCGTCTACACGCTCGGCAGCCGCCAGctgggccgggccgtggggcggctgctgggctgcggccgggggggcgcccggcccggcccccccggccccttcgGCCTCCCCATCCTGGAGGGCAGCGCCAGCCGGTCGGAGCGCTCGtcccagcgccccgccgccgccggcctccgccgcggcccccccgcgcccggcccccccgccgcccgcccctga